In bacterium, the sequence TGCAGACAGGCGACTCGACATCGCGATCCTCGCCGCGGTGACGAGCATCGCCCTCGCCGCCGACGAGGTGGCCCGGGCGATTCACGAGCGCGCCGAGTCGACCGGGCTCCCGATCACTTTCGTGGCGATCCAGCCGAACGCGCCACGCACCGAGCGTCTGAATCCGCGACTCCTGGAACCCAACCTCGACAGACTCTTTCGTTTCGCCACGAACGAGCGGAATCGCACAGCGGCCGGCGAGCCACCCATCCTCGTCCTACCCGAGAACGCGGTCGTGCTCGAGCGCTCCCTCTCGACGGCCGTCGATCCGCTGAGTGAGGCGATCGGAGCGATCGGGAGCCCGGCGATTCTTGGACTGGGCCACCCGAGCGGAGAGAGCGATGGGGCGGCATACGCCACCTCAGTGGCCTACTTCGCGCCGGACGGTTCGATGGTGTCCAGCGCTCGCAAGCACGCCGGTGTGCCCATCGTCGAGGCCGAGACATCGCACCCGATCGGCCGCCTGATCAGCCGGCTGATCGGAAAGGCGGGCGCCGGACCTCGGATCGTGGAGGACGACTCGCTCTCACCCCTCGCTGGCGACAGCGGAGCCGCCGTCGCGCTGTGCTTCGAGGTGCTCTTTCCGAGGATCGTGTCGGCCCGGCGTCCGACCGATGCTCGCTTGATCGCGAACCTCGCCGACGACTCCTGGGTCGAGAGCGAATCGGCTACGCGGCAGCTGTCGACCATTGCCAGCTTCCGCGCGATCGAGGAACGACTCCCCGTGCTGCGGGTCGCTCATGGAGGGTTGACCATCGTCTACGGCCGATTCGGACAGCCGATCGAGGAACTCCCGCTCGACGAGTTCGGAGCGTTCTCTTTCGAGGCCCCGGCTCGCAAAGACCTCCGAAACGTCGAACGCGCTGCCCAGCTCCTTCTCGCGTTCGGCTCGGGGTTGCTCGTATGGTCGATCCATCCGGTCACGGCAGCATGCATGCGTGCCGGACGAAACCCGGCAGAGCGGCACGCTGATCGATGAAGGCGCGTGCCTCGCGTCCGCAGAAGCCCGGTCTCCGCGGTGCTCAGCCGATCCCTTGATCCGCACCGGGGACTCGAGTGGCAACCGCCGAATGGCTCCTTGGCCGTCGGCGCCGAGCCCCGAACGCCAGTCCAACGAGCCCCACCGCGAGGGCCGAGAGCAGCCCCGGCTCCGGCACCGGGCAGATGCACACCCCGTCCACCTCGATCATCCAGGCCGAGGGCGCGCAGACGTATTCCCCTTTCACGGCACCGAAACCCGGCTGGCTCTTCCACTGCACGCGTTCGCCGGTGAAGACCACGTCGCCTTCGAAGACGGCCGAGTTGTGGATGATGCGATCGCTGTCGGGGATCTGTACGTCGGGCAGAATCGGCTGGCCGTTTCCGCGCCACCAGCTCTCCGCCTCGAACGGCATGATGCACGTCGTCGACTTGTCCAGGGCGCCGCGATCACCGAACCCATGCGGCAGGGTCGTCGGACTCGGTGAGCGGAAGCCCGTCGGGCCCATTCCGCAATCGTAGAAGGGTCCGCCGGTCGCGGTCGGCGGCGGGCTCGGAATGGCAGGCTTCACAGGGCATCCAGACATCAGATCATCCTCAACACGGGTACTGTCGAAGTCGGCCCAGACGCTCTTCGTCTGTGTGACGTTCGTGCAGTCGCCCACGAGCAGCAGTACGGAAGCGCCCACCTTAGAACCGAGCCTCTCCTTTTCTGTGATGCCGATGACATCGCGTACACGCGGGACCGAGAACTGCGAGTTCAGAGACCTGTCGTCGAGCTCTCCGCCCCGAGCGCGGTCTCGAACTCGATTCCCGATGAGACCAATTGTTCGAGGATCGCCGGGTCTCACTGACGAAGTCGGATCGCAGAACGCCCGCAACGGGAAGCAGCTGTCCGCGATTGGTCCGAGCCCTTCCATCGAAGCGTCGCGCCTTCGCAGGCTGGGCACTCGCTGGAGGGGAGGCGTCCCCACCTCGACCGATCATCGGAGTGGCCGAGACACGGGGGTCGCCTCAGAAGACATCGCGCTGTGGAACGACGCGAGCGTCAAATCTCGAAATCCGAGGAGATTGGATCTCGGGGATCATGCGCTCAGCGCGGAATCCATCCGGTATCGCCCCCGAAGCAAGGGAGTTGGCCCAGCGGGCGAATCGGTTGGGCGATCGAGAGATCCTGCGCGCCCGGCACAACTCGAACGTGCGACCGCTGGCTCCGCAAGCCCACGGGCGAGCTCGCTACGGATCCATCCAGCTGGCTGACTGCGATCGGCCCTTCGAACCGGGCAGCCGTTCGCGTTCCGTCAGAACGCTGCGCCGAAGCGCAGGAAGTGGCATGGGGAGACTCGTCACGGCCGACGCGAGAGCCCCATTCCGACCAACCCGAGGCCGAGGAGCACGGCTGCGGAGGGTTCGGGGCTGAAGATCGGAGCCTCCGCCGCGAGGACGGTCACGGTCCACTCGTCGTTCTCGAACGGCACCGGGCGCGCGCCCGGACCCAACACCACGAACCCATGATCCCTGACGGATGGGCTCAACGTCGGATCCGGCACTCCGAACGTGAGATCGAACTGCACGTCCTCGAAGACGACGTTGGCCTGGTATCGGAGTCTCACGTGCACGTCGCCGTCGCGGACCGCGAACCCATCGACGCCGGTATCGTTCAGGCCGGAGCCACTCGCCGGCGTGAGCGTGAGTCCCTCGATCGCGAGTACCAGGTTGTTGTTCGGCATCCTCGGATCAGGGTTCTGCCAGAGATAGAAGGGGTGGAGCTCCCGGGGACCGGGTGCCGACCCGATCCCGCCGAAGGACACGTCGCCGATTCGGTCGATATCGAAGAACGACGCTGCCCGCTCACCCCCCATCCACTCCAGCGCACCGACCGAGTGAATCGAGCGATCCGCGTCATGGCCGAACGCCGTGAGCTGCAAACCGTGGATGTCGATCTCGCGTTCGTTTCGCAGCTGCAAGTCGACGGTCAGGATGTCGCCCGCGGAGAGCTCGGTCGTGGAGTCACCGGTCGAGCGCACGTCGACGATGTCGACACCCAGCGCGAAGGCCGAGCTCTCGAGCAGAAGCAGAGGAACGACGACTCGAATCGCGAGCCTCGGCAGGAACCCGCGAAAATCGATCGACACCATAGAGATCCCCTCCTGGCTACTGACTGGTAGCACCTGATCGACAAAGGCCTCGGCCATGAGGTTGACGACCCTTCCATCCTGGATGCCTACGTCTCGAACTCGATCGTGGCGCCCATTCTTCGCTTCCAAGTAGCGCAGAGACCGAAGACGCGTGCGTCCCACTCGCCAATGGAGAGCGGCGGGCTCGGCCAGTACCGCCCGCTCCGACTGTCCGATCTCAACGGAGGAGAAGGCTTCATCGGAGTCCCCAGACGCGAAACGCGTGTCGTCGAGGCGAAGCGGTGGAGGAACCTCGAGGAAGAAGATCATGGCGCGCCCGGCACGACTCGAACGTGCGACCCCTAGCTCCGCAAGCTAGTGCTCTATCCAACTGAGCTACGGGCGCGCAGATCTTCCGGTGATGGCGTTCTCGGCTGGGAGCCGAAGCGGACCGCGGGAGCGGCACCGACCGGGGAGAGCCCCGAGGCCATCGGGAGGCGGATCCTAGCGGTTCCGCAGGCCGGCGCCCAGACCCCGCCCGGAATGCGGCCGATTCGACGGCAAACGCCCGGAATCGGGCGGTTTTCGGCCCGCGCCGACGCCGGGCCGGGGCCTCGATGCCGCCGCCGGCAGGTCGCCGATCAGTCGGGCTGCTTCGCGTAGTTGAAGAGCGGGAAGAACGGGAAGAAGCCGTTCTCGGCCATGTTGATGAAGCCGATCTGGAGGCCGTCGATCTGCTCGGTGATGTTCACGAAGCCGATCTGGAACTTCGACTTCTTCGAGATGTTGAGCGCGCCGAGGTCCGCCACCGTCTCGCCCTTGGCGATCTGGACGATTCCCACGTTGAAGGCGTTGCGCGTGTCGTTGACCATGTTCACCAAGGCGATGTTCGCGCCGCTGTCCTCGCCGGAGTGATAGTTCATGAAGCTCAGGGCGACGGCGCCGTCGGACTTCCCGGTCACGCGACTGATCCCGCCCACGATCGCCACGCCGGTGCGAACCTCGGTCTGGGAGACCGAGAAGAGACCCAGGTCGAAGCCCGAGATCTTCCGGTTCTTGCCCCAGAGAAGCGAGGCACGCATCCCGTTGACGCCTTCGTCGTCGGGGAAGTTCCGGTTGGGGACGCCCAACTGGAAGCCGGCCTCGGCCAGGGCGACTCCCGGCAGGGCCACGGCCAGGAGCAGGGAAACGACGAGCGCGAAGAAGGCGCAGTAGAGAGCGGACTGGCGGATCACGGCGACTCCGACGGGCGCTCGCGGACGGGTTCTCGAGCGCGGATCCGGGGGGACGCGCGCAGATTAGCGAAGCCGCTCGCGTCGGGTTCGATGGAGCGCCGCGAATCCTCCCGTCTTCGGACCCGGGGTCGTTTCCTCCAGACGGCGCACGTGACGCGCGTCACGTACCGTCTGCTCGACGCCGCCAGAACCGCGCGACGCGGCAGGAGAGCCCGATGAGCGACAACGAAGGCTCGATCTCGACCGAGGTGCGCGGGCACCTCTTCCTGATCGGACTGAACCGCCCCGAGAAGTACAACGGCTACACGCCGACGATGGCGAGGCAGCTCGGCGCGGCGATGACCCGCCTCGACGAGGACGACGATCTCTGGGTCGGCGTGATCTTCGGCCACGGCGACCACTTCACGGCGGGCCTCGACCTGCCCAAGTGGACCGGTCGCATGTCCGAGGGCGAGAGTGCTTCGAGCGACGACGACCGGGAAGAGCGGCTCGACGTCGTCGGTCTCGGGCGCGCCTGCCGGAAGCCGATCGTGACCGCCGTCCACGGGATCACCTTCACCTTCGGGATCGAGCTCGCCCTCGGCGGGGACATCGTGATCGCCGCCGACGACGCTCGCTTCTCCCAGCTCGAGCCGAAGCGCGCGATCCACGCGACCGGCGGCGCGACGATCCGCTTCGTCCAGCGCTGCGGCTGGGGGAATGCCATGTACCACCTGCTCACGTCGGACGAGTTCGACGCGACCGAGGCCCACCGGATCGGCCTCGTCCAGGAGGTCGTCCCGGCCGGGCAGCAGCTCGACCGCGCGATCGAGATCGCCGAGCAGATCGCGGCCTGCGCACCGCTCGCCGTCCAGGCGACGAAGGCCTCGTCGCGGCGCTATCTGCTCGAAGGCCACGACGCGGCCGTCGCCGCCCTCGCGCCCGTCCAGAAGGAGCTCCTCGCGAGCGAGGACGCGAAGGAAGGCGTGCAGTCCTTCGTGGAACGTCGGCAGGCGGAGTTCAAGGGACGCTAGGCGGCGCGGTCGTGGGCTCCGAGCTCGCCGAGCGCCCGCAGGCGAAGGCCCAGAGATCGCCGAGCGCCCGCAGGCGAAGGATCAGCCGAATGAGAAGCCTCGCCACCCGTCCTTGATGACGCCTTCGCAGATCTCGCGGTAGACGCCCACGCCCGCCGCGTAGGGCATGAAGACCCGCGGCTTGCCGGGCACGTTCGCCCCGAGGTACCAGGAGCCCGCCTTGGGCATGAGCGTCGCCGAAGCGACCTCGTTCACGTGCGCGACCCAGCCTTCTTCGGCCTCGCCGTTCGCCGCCACGGTCGTCGCCCCCCGCGACTCCATCTCGGCCAGGCAATCCATCACGAGATCGACGTGCTGCTCGATCGAGAGGACCATGTTCGAGAGGACGGAGGGGCTCCCCGGTCCGGTGATCGTGAAGAGGTTCGGGAAGTCCGAGACCATGAAGCCGAGATAGGCGCGCGGGCCGGCCGCCCACTTGTCTGCGAGGGATCCGCCGCCCACGCCGCGAACGTCGATCTTCGCGAGCGCGCCGGTCATCGCGTCGAAGCCCGTCGCGAGCACCAGCGAATCGAGCTCGACCGTCTCCGCCGCGGCGCCGCCGAGCTGGATCCCGGTCGCGGTGATCCGTTCGATCGGGGACTGCTGGAGGTCGACGAGGCGGACGTTGTCCCGGTTGTAGGTCGCGTAGTAGTCGGTATCGACGCAGAGGCGTTTGGTCCCGATCGGATAGGAGCGCGGGCAGAGCGCCTCCGCGGTCTCTGGGTCTTTCACGATCTCGCGGATCTTGCGGTGGACGAAGTCGGCGACGCGCGCGTTCGCGGCCTCGCTCGTCATCATGTCCTCGGCGACGCGCAGGAACATCGCGCCGCCCATCTGCCAGAAGCGCTCGCACGCAGCATCGAAATCGGCGTCGTCCGGCTCGAGCGCCGACGTCATCAGCGGCTCGAACTCTTTCGGCTCGATGTCGAGGTCGCCGAACCCGGAGGCGAGGCCGAGCTTGTGGAGGCGGCGGTGCTCCCGGTAGTTCCCCTTGAAGCCGGCGACCCAGTCCGGGTCGAGGTCGTGGTTGTGGGCGGGGACGCTGAAATTCGGCGTGCGCTGGAAGACCGTCAGCTGGTCGGCCTGCTCGGCGATCACCGGGATCGACTGGATCGCCGACGAGCCGGTCCCGATCACGCCGACGCGCTCTCCCGAAAAGTCGACGCCCTCGTGGGGCCAGGCGCCCGTGTAGATCGTCGGCCCGCCGAAATCCGCAAGGCCGGGAATCTCCGGAACGAGCGGGACCGAGAGGCATCCGGTCGCCATCACGACCACCGACGCCCGGGCGACGTCGCCGCCGTCGGTGCTCACGGTCCACTCGCGGGTGGCCTCGTCGTAGTGCGCAGTCTCGACTCGGCGCTCGAAGCGGATGTCTCGGCGCAGATCGAAGCGGTCGGCGACGTGACCCAGGTAGCGGAGGATCTCCGGCTGGGTCGCGTAGCGCTCGCTCCACTCCCACTCGTTCTCGAGCTCGGGCGAGAACGAGAAGGAATACGCGAGGCTCTCGGCATCGCAGCGGGCGCCCGGATACCGGTTCCAGTACCAGGTCCCACCGACGTCGTCGCCCGCCTCGTAGACGCGACAGGTCCGGCCCGCCTCGCGGAGGCGGTGGCTCATGTAGAGCCCGGCGAAGCCGGCCCCCACGACGATCGCGTCGAAACGCGCGCCCTCGTCCCTCGCAGCTTCCGCCATGGCTCGCTAGGCCGTCTTCTTCGTCACGACGAGCCAGAGCGCGTGGACCATCCCGGGGAGGCCGCCGAGCAGCGTCAGCACGATGTTGAGGAAGAAGTGGAGACTGAGCCCCACCTGCAGGAAGGCCGCCACCGGCGGCAGGAAGATCGCGAGGATGATCTTGACGAGGTCCATGATTGAGGCGCTCCTCGATGGCGGCCGATCGCCCGCCGCCGGAGGACGGGGGCGCGACCGATCGCGCCACGATAGCAAGGTCGCGCGAGCGCGATCCGGATCGACAGGGTCTGTCGAGCGCGCTTCCCTCTGACGATGACCGAATCCACCCTGACTCCGGAGCGCGTCAACGAGGCCGTCGCCGCGAGCTGGCGAAGCGCCCCGAACCGCTGCCTCGAGATCTCGCCGACCCACGCCGTCGCGGTCCACGACGTCGATCAGACCACGCTCCGGCCGGGCGAGCTGGTCTCGGGCCCCACGCTCTTCGCGCTCGCGGACCTCGTTCTCTGGCACCTGACCTTCGGCGCGACCGGCCGGATCGAACCGATGGCGCTCACCTCCGATCTGTCCATCCGCTTTCTGCGGCCGGCCCAGGGCCAGCGCGCCTATGCCCGCGCCGATCTCGAGAAGGCGGGGCGGATGATGGTCGTCGGGACCGTGCGGATCTGGATGGACGACGATCCGGACAGGCTCGTCGCGACGGCGCAAGGGACCTACGTTCTTCCCCGCAACGATTGAACCGAACCGCAGCGGCCCCGCCGCGCGCTCACGAGAGGAATCCCCCAATGGCAACCCGCGTCGGCTACATCGGACTCGGAGACATGGGCGGCGCGATGGCCGGCAACCTGGCGCCCAAGGGCTTCGACACCCGCGTCTACGACCTGAACCCCGTCGTCGTCAAGGAAGTCACCGAAACGGGCGCAACCGCCGGCACGAGCTGCCGCGAAATCGGCGCCCACGCCGAGGTGCTCTCGATCTGCGTCCCGGCGGACGCGCACGTGGAAGCGGTGCTCCTCGGCGAGGACGGCGCGCTCCAGGCACTGGCCGAGGGCTCCATCATCCTGATCCACAGCACGGTCCAGCCCGATACGATCGAGCGGATGGAGCGGGCGGCGGCGGAGCGGGGCGTGGGACTGATCGACGCCTGCGTGACCGGCGGCCGCGCGGTGGCCGAGGCTGGCGAGCTCACGATGCTATGCGGCGGGAAAGAAGCGCTCGTCGAGCGGGCGCGCCCGGTCCTCGAGGCCTACGGCAAGACCGTTCTCCACGCCGGCCCGCTCGGATGCGGCGCGAAGCTCAAGCTCGCGGTCAACCTGCTCACTTACGTGAACTGGGCTGCGGTCGCGGAGTCGTACCGGCTCGCCGAAGCGTCCGGGCTCGACCCGAACGTCTTCGTCGAGGCCGTGAAATCGAACGGACAGCTGTCACAGATGCAGCAGCGCTTCGTGTTGAACTGCGCGATGCCCCAGGAAGCCATCGAGTCGGACGACTTCCAGAAATTCATCCGGCTCCAGATGCACACCGCCGAGAAGGATCTCGCCCACGCCCTCGAGCTCGGGCGCAAGAGCGGCATCGCCCTGCCCGCCGCCGGCCTGGTCTCCCAGGAAATGGCGCGGATCTACCGGGTGGTCGACGACGGCCGCCGCTAGGCGACCGTCGTCTTCGGATCTTCGCGGCGTACGCGCTCGTTAGCCGAGCGCGCCGTCGTCGCGGAGCTTGGCGATCTCGTCGGCGCTCTTGCCGAGGACGTCGCCGAGCACCTGATCGGTGTTCGCGCCGAGCTCCGGGGCCATCGTCGGACACGGCGGCAACGAGCCGTTCACGTAGACCGGGAGCGGCAGCTGCTCGCAGCCGACCTTGTCCGTCGGGTAGAAGCCCATGCGGTGCTGGAACTGCGGATCGTCGCCGATGTTCGCCGGCGTGTTGAAGGGCGCGATCGTCGTGTTGTACTCGGTCGCGAAGTCGAGCCACTCCTTGCAGGTCTTCGTCATGAAGACCTTCTTGAGCTCGGCCTGCAGCTCCTCGTTGCCGCGCGCGTGGTCGGCGTACTTGCTGCCCGGCCACTTCTCGAAGAGGTCCATGCGGCCCGTGCCCTCGCAGAAGTTCTTCCAGAACGCCTGCTCCGACGCCATGAAGAGGACGTGTCCGTCCTTGGCCTCGTAGGCCTGGTATCGAACGCCTTCCCACATACCGGCGAGACCGGCGGGGCGCCGCACGTAGTCGTCGGAGGGGTTGCCCGTGACCTCGCTCTCGGGGCGGAGGTACGCGCGCTCGGACTCGATCCGGTACCAGTCCATGTACGCCGAGGCGTCGGACTGGGCCATCTCCATCTCGCAGCCCTCGCCCGTCTCGCGGGCCTTGATCACGCCGGCCAGAATCGCGATCGCGCCGACCATCGGTCCCACGTTGATGCCCACGTTCGGCATCGTCGGCGGGATGCGCTTGAAGCCCTTCTCGTCTTCCATCGGCTGGACGATCCCCGACCAGGTGTCGTAGGCGATGCCGTGGCTCGGCATGTCCTTGTAGGGGCCGGTGGCGCCGTAACCGGAGAGCGTCGCGAAGACGATCTTCGGGTTGACCTTCTTGAGGTCCTCGTAGCCGAGACCGAGCTTCGCGAGGGAGCCGGGGCGCATCGCCTCGACGACGACGTCGGCGGTCGCGACGAGATCCTTGTAGAGCTGCTTGCCCTCTTCGCTCTTCAGGTTGAGCGTGATGCTCTTCTTGCCACGGTGGGTGTGGAGGTGGAGGAGCGAGACGCCTTCGACGATCGGCCAGGTCATCTGGCGGATGTAGTCACCCGACGGCGGCTCGACCTTGATCACGTCGGCGCCGAGGTCGGAGAAGAAGGTGGCGACGTGGCCGGGGCCGAGCAGGCTCGACTCGATCACGCGGACGCCGGAGAGGAGGTTCTTGTTGTCGCTCATGGGGGTCGTCTCTCTTTCGATCGGGCTTTCGATCAGGGTCGTTGCGGATGCGCGGCGCCCTGGTTCGGGCCGCGCCGATTAACGGTACGCACCGTATCGTAATTAGGTGGAGCCGGAGCCTACCCGTTCGGCGACGGTTCGGCACCTCTCCCGGTGCCACCCGATTCGATCCCTTCGGGGACGGACAAGGCGCGCCGGTCGACGGGCCCGCGAAGCGCCAGCGCTACTTCCGGCCGCGCTTCTCGCGATAGGCCTTCCAGCGCTCCGCCGCCTCTCGCAGCTCGGGGTTCAGCGCGAAGATGGGCTCCATCTTCGCCCACGCCTCTTCCTTCTTGTACGGAATGAACTCGCGCGGGAAGTGGCCTTCGTGGGGCAGGTAGTCGCGCAGGACGCGGCGGGCGACGGTCGCCTTGTGGACCTCGTCGGCGCCGTCGGCGAGCCCCATCGTCGGGGCGTCCG encodes:
- a CDS encoding NAD(P)-dependent oxidoreductase; amino-acid sequence: MATRVGYIGLGDMGGAMAGNLAPKGFDTRVYDLNPVVVKEVTETGATAGTSCREIGAHAEVLSICVPADAHVEAVLLGEDGALQALAEGSIILIHSTVQPDTIERMERAAAERGVGLIDACVTGGRAVAEAGELTMLCGGKEALVERARPVLEAYGKTVLHAGPLGCGAKLKLAVNLLTYVNWAAVAESYRLAEASGLDPNVFVEAVKSNGQLSQMQQRFVLNCAMPQEAIESDDFQKFIRLQMHTAEKDLAHALELGRKSGIALPAAGLVSQEMARIYRVVDDGRR
- a CDS encoding phaC PHA synthase — translated: MIRQSALYCAFFALVVSLLLAVALPGVALAEAGFQLGVPNRNFPDDEGVNGMRASLLWGKNRKISGFDLGLFSVSQTEVRTGVAIVGGISRVTGKSDGAVALSFMNYHSGEDSGANIALVNMVNDTRNAFNVGIVQIAKGETVADLGALNISKKSKFQIGFVNITEQIDGLQIGFINMAENGFFPFFPLFNYAKQPD
- a CDS encoding NAD(P)/FAD-dependent oxidoreductase, producing the protein MAEAARDEGARFDAIVVGAGFAGLYMSHRLREAGRTCRVYEAGDDVGGTWYWNRYPGARCDAESLAYSFSFSPELENEWEWSERYATQPEILRYLGHVADRFDLRRDIRFERRVETAHYDEATREWTVSTDGGDVARASVVVMATGCLSVPLVPEIPGLADFGGPTIYTGAWPHEGVDFSGERVGVIGTGSSAIQSIPVIAEQADQLTVFQRTPNFSVPAHNHDLDPDWVAGFKGNYREHRRLHKLGLASGFGDLDIEPKEFEPLMTSALEPDDADFDAACERFWQMGGAMFLRVAEDMMTSEAANARVADFVHRKIREIVKDPETAEALCPRSYPIGTKRLCVDTDYYATYNRDNVRLVDLQQSPIERITATGIQLGGAAAETVELDSLVLATGFDAMTGALAKIDVRGVGGGSLADKWAAGPRAYLGFMVSDFPNLFTITGPGSPSVLSNMVLSIEQHVDLVMDCLAEMESRGATTVAANGEAEEGWVAHVNEVASATLMPKAGSWYLGANVPGKPRVFMPYAAGVGVYREICEGVIKDGWRGFSFG
- a CDS encoding PEP-CTERM sorting domain-containing protein (PEP-CTERM proteins occur, often in large numbers, in the proteomes of bacteria that also encode an exosortase, a predicted intramembrane cysteine proteinase. The presence of a PEP-CTERM domain at a protein's C-terminus predicts cleavage within the sorting domain, followed by covalent anchoring to some some component of the (usually Gram-negative) cell surface. Many PEP-CTERM proteins exhibit an unusual sequence composition that includes large numbers of potential glycosylation sites. Expression of one such protein has been shown restore the ability of a bacterium to form floc, a type of biofilm.), which codes for MPSLRRRDASMEGLGPIADSCFPLRAFCDPTSSVRPGDPRTIGLIGNRVRDRARGGELDDRSLNSQFSVPRVRDVIGITEKERLGSKVGASVLLLVGDCTNVTQTKSVWADFDSTRVEDDLMSGCPVKPAIPSPPPTATGGPFYDCGMGPTGFRSPSPTTLPHGFGDRGALDKSTTCIMPFEAESWWRGNGQPILPDVQIPDSDRIIHNSAVFEGDVVFTGERVQWKSQPGFGAVKGEYVCAPSAWMIEVDGVCICPVPEPGLLSALAVGLVGLAFGARRRRPRSHSAVATRVPGADQGIG
- a CDS encoding PEP-CTERM sorting domain-containing protein (PEP-CTERM proteins occur, often in large numbers, in the proteomes of bacteria that also encode an exosortase, a predicted intramembrane cysteine proteinase. The presence of a PEP-CTERM domain at a protein's C-terminus predicts cleavage within the sorting domain, followed by covalent anchoring to some some component of the (usually Gram-negative) cell surface. Many PEP-CTERM proteins exhibit an unusual sequence composition that includes large numbers of potential glycosylation sites. Expression of one such protein has been shown restore the ability of a bacterium to form floc, a type of biofilm.) gives rise to the protein MVSIDFRGFLPRLAIRVVVPLLLLESSAFALGVDIVDVRSTGDSTTELSAGDILTVDLQLRNEREIDIHGLQLTAFGHDADRSIHSVGALEWMGGERAASFFDIDRIGDVSFGGIGSAPGPRELHPFYLWQNPDPRMPNNNLVLAIEGLTLTPASGSGLNDTGVDGFAVRDGDVHVRLRYQANVVFEDVQFDLTFGVPDPTLSPSVRDHGFVVLGPGARPVPFENDEWTVTVLAAEAPIFSPEPSAAVLLGLGLVGMGLSRRP
- a CDS encoding PaaI family thioesterase — its product is MTESTLTPERVNEAVAASWRSAPNRCLEISPTHAVAVHDVDQTTLRPGELVSGPTLFALADLVLWHLTFGATGRIEPMALTSDLSIRFLRPAQGQRAYARADLEKAGRMMVVGTVRIWMDDDPDRLVATAQGTYVLPRND
- a CDS encoding YqaE/Pmp3 family membrane protein translates to MMDLVKIILAIFLPPVAAFLQVGLSLHFFLNIVLTLLGGLPGMVHALWLVVTKKTA
- a CDS encoding crotonase/enoyl-CoA hydratase family protein, encoding MSDNEGSISTEVRGHLFLIGLNRPEKYNGYTPTMARQLGAAMTRLDEDDDLWVGVIFGHGDHFTAGLDLPKWTGRMSEGESASSDDDREERLDVVGLGRACRKPIVTAVHGITFTFGIELALGGDIVIAADDARFSQLEPKRAIHATGGATIRFVQRCGWGNAMYHLLTSDEFDATEAHRIGLVQEVVPAGQQLDRAIEIAEQIAACAPLAVQATKASSRRYLLEGHDAAVAALAPVQKELLASEDAKEGVQSFVERRQAEFKGR
- a CDS encoding CoA transferase, which produces MSDNKNLLSGVRVIESSLLGPGHVATFFSDLGADVIKVEPPSGDYIRQMTWPIVEGVSLLHLHTHRGKKSITLNLKSEEGKQLYKDLVATADVVVEAMRPGSLAKLGLGYEDLKKVNPKIVFATLSGYGATGPYKDMPSHGIAYDTWSGIVQPMEDEKGFKRIPPTMPNVGINVGPMVGAIAILAGVIKARETGEGCEMEMAQSDASAYMDWYRIESERAYLRPESEVTGNPSDDYVRRPAGLAGMWEGVRYQAYEAKDGHVLFMASEQAFWKNFCEGTGRMDLFEKWPGSKYADHARGNEELQAELKKVFMTKTCKEWLDFATEYNTTIAPFNTPANIGDDPQFQHRMGFYPTDKVGCEQLPLPVYVNGSLPPCPTMAPELGANTDQVLGDVLGKSADEIAKLRDDGALG